In Juglans microcarpa x Juglans regia isolate MS1-56 chromosome 4S, Jm3101_v1.0, whole genome shotgun sequence, a single window of DNA contains:
- the LOC121262572 gene encoding long chain acyl-CoA synthetase 7, peroxisomal-like isoform X1, with the protein MESQARRRLHAVQCHLLPVYTSSNDPHSLVQPNLTAGKFVQGQGYSVVLPEKLQTGKWNVYRSARSPLKLVSKFPDHPEIGTLHDNFLHAVETFCDYKYLGTRIRVDGTVGEYKWMTYGEAATAREAIGSGLWHHGLQEGACIGLYLINRPEWLIVDHACSAYSYISVPLYDTLGPEAVKYVVNHADLQAIFCVPETLNSLLSFLSEIPSVHLIVVVGGIDEYLPSLPPASGVKVISYLKLISQGRSGLQPFCPPKPEDIATICYTSGTTGTPKGVVLTHRNLISSAAGSCLATKFYPSDVYMSYLPLAHIYERTNQVVSVYYGVAVGFYQGDNLKLMDDLSSLRPTIFCSVPRLYNRIYAGIINAVTASGILRERIFRVAYNSKKQAIMSGQNPSPIWDRLVFNKIKEKLGGRVRFLGSGASPLSPDILDFLRVCFGCQVIEGYGMTETSCVISIMDESDTLSGHVGSPNPACEIKLVDVPEMNYTSEDQPHPRGEICVRGPILFQGYFKDEVQTREVIDGDGWLHTGDIGLWLPGGRLKIIDRKKNIFKLAQGEYIAPEKIENVYAKCKFVSQCFIYGDSLNSSLVAVVAVDPDAMKDWAASEGIKFENIGQLCNDPRARAAVLAEMDDVGREAQLIGFEFAKAVTLVHEPFTLENGLLTPTFKIKRPQAKAYFAKAIADMYAGLSQSDPASGKTS; encoded by the exons ATGGAATCACAGGCACGGCGTCGCCTCCATGCCGTCCAATGCCACCTTCTCCCCGTTTACACCTCCTCCAACGATCCTCACTCCCTTGTTCAACCCAACCTCACTGCTGGAAAGTTCGTTCAAG GCCAGGGGTATAGTGTAGTTCTTCCAGAAAAGTTGCAAACAGGCAAGTGGAATGTGTATAG ATCAGCACGTTCTCCTTTGAAGCTCGTAAGTAAATTCCCTGACCATCCTGAAATTGGGACGTTGCATGATAACTTTTT GCATGCTGTTGAAACTTTCTGTGATTACAAGTATTTGGGTACGCGAATTCGGGTAGATGGTACTGTTGGAGA GTACAAGTGGATGACTTATGGGGAAGCAGCAACTGCTCGCGAAGCAATAGGTTCTGGCCTATGGCATCATGGGTTACAGGAA GGAGCTTGCATTGGACTTTATTTGATAAATAGACCAGAGTGGCTGATCGTGGATCATGCTTGCTCAGCTTATTCATATATCTCAGTTCCCCTTTATGACACTCTTG GTCCAGAAGCTGTCAAGTATGTTGTCAATCATGCAGACCTACAGGCTATTTTTTGTGTACCCGAGACGTTGAACAGC TTGTTGAGCTTCTTATCTGAGATTCCATCTGTACATCTTATAGTG GTCGTGGGAGGCATAGATGAATACTTACCTTCTCTTCCACCAGCATCTGGAGTGAAGGTTATATCATATCTAAAACTAATCAGTCAG GGCCGCAGTGGTCTGCAGCCTTTCTGCCCTCCCAAGCCTGAAGATATTGCAACCATATGCTATACTAGTGGTACTACTGGAACACCAAAG GGAGTTGTACTGACACACAGAAATCTAATTTCAAGTGCTGCTGGTTCTTGTCTTGCGACCAAATTCTACCCCTCTGATGT TTACATGTCGTATCTTCCTTTGGCACACATATATGAACGAACAAACCAAGTTGTCTCAGTGTACTACGGCGTTGCTGTTGGTTTCTACCAAGGG GATAATTTGAAACTGATGGATGACTTGTCTTCTCTTAGACCAACAATATTTTGCAGCGTTCCACGTTTATATAATCGAATATATGCTGG AATTATAAATGCCGTAACAGCTTCTGGAATACTAAGGGAGAGAATATTTAGAGTTGCCTACAACTCCAAGAAGCAAGCCATAATGAGTG GCCAGAACCCGTCACCAATTTGGGACAGATTGgtattcaacaaaataaaggaaaagctTGGAGGCCGAGTTCGTTTTTTGGGATCGGGTGCTTCACCGTTGTCTCCTGATATCTTGGACTTCTTGAGGGT GTGCTTTGGCTGTCAAGTAATTGAAGGATATGGTATGACTGAGACTTCTTGTGTAATAAGCATAATGGACGAAAGTGACACTTTATCCGGTCATGTCGGGTCCCCTAATCCTGCCTGTG AAATAAAACTTGTGGATGTTCCTGAAATGAACTACACCTCTGAAGATCAGCCTCATCCTCGAGGTGAAATCTGTGTGAGAGGTCCCATCTTGTTTCAAGGCTACTTCAAAGACGAAGTCCAAAC GAGAGAGGTAATTGATGGTGATGGATGGCTGCACACAGGAGACATTGGGTTGTGGTTACCTGGAGGCCGCCTTAAGATTATTGATAG gaaaaaaaacatatttaagcTAGCTCAGGGTGAATATATAGCACCAGAGAAGATTGAGAACGTATATGCCAAGTGCAAATTTGTTTCTCAATGTTTCATATATG GTGATAGCCTGAACTCGAGTCTAGTTGCTGTTGTTGCAGTGGACCCTGATGCGATGAAAGATTGGGCCGCATCAGAAGGCATCAAG TTTGAAAATATAGGACAACTGTGCAATGATCCACGAGCGAGAGCTGCAGTTTTGGCGGAAATGGATGATGTTGGAAGGGAAGCTCAG CTGATAGGTTTCGAATTTGCAAAAGCTGTAACTTTGGTGCATGAACCTTTCACTTTGGAGAACGGCCTTCTCACTCCAACATTCAAG ATCAAGAGGCCTCAAGCAAAGGCATATTTTGCCAAAGCAATAGCAGACATGTATGCTGGGCTTTCTCAATCAGATCCGGCATCTGGAAAAACGTCATGA
- the LOC121262572 gene encoding long chain acyl-CoA synthetase 7, peroxisomal-like isoform X2, with product METQSDQMKFGAAVEVVPAGQGYSVVLPEKLQTGKWNVYRSARSPLKLVSKFPDHPEIGTLHDNFLHAVETFCDYKYLGTRIRVDGTVGEYKWMTYGEAATAREAIGSGLWHHGLQEGACIGLYLINRPEWLIVDHACSAYSYISVPLYDTLGPEAVKYVVNHADLQAIFCVPETLNSLLSFLSEIPSVHLIVVVGGIDEYLPSLPPASGVKVISYLKLISQGRSGLQPFCPPKPEDIATICYTSGTTGTPKGVVLTHRNLISSAAGSCLATKFYPSDVYMSYLPLAHIYERTNQVVSVYYGVAVGFYQGDNLKLMDDLSSLRPTIFCSVPRLYNRIYAGIINAVTASGILRERIFRVAYNSKKQAIMSGQNPSPIWDRLVFNKIKEKLGGRVRFLGSGASPLSPDILDFLRVCFGCQVIEGYGMTETSCVISIMDESDTLSGHVGSPNPACEIKLVDVPEMNYTSEDQPHPRGEICVRGPILFQGYFKDEVQTREVIDGDGWLHTGDIGLWLPGGRLKIIDRKKNIFKLAQGEYIAPEKIENVYAKCKFVSQCFIYGDSLNSSLVAVVAVDPDAMKDWAASEGIKFENIGQLCNDPRARAAVLAEMDDVGREAQLIGFEFAKAVTLVHEPFTLENGLLTPTFKIKRPQAKAYFAKAIADMYAGLSQSDPASGKTS from the exons ATGGAAACTCAATCTGATCAAATGAAATTTGGAGCTGCGGTAGAAGTTGTACCTGCCG GCCAGGGGTATAGTGTAGTTCTTCCAGAAAAGTTGCAAACAGGCAAGTGGAATGTGTATAG ATCAGCACGTTCTCCTTTGAAGCTCGTAAGTAAATTCCCTGACCATCCTGAAATTGGGACGTTGCATGATAACTTTTT GCATGCTGTTGAAACTTTCTGTGATTACAAGTATTTGGGTACGCGAATTCGGGTAGATGGTACTGTTGGAGA GTACAAGTGGATGACTTATGGGGAAGCAGCAACTGCTCGCGAAGCAATAGGTTCTGGCCTATGGCATCATGGGTTACAGGAA GGAGCTTGCATTGGACTTTATTTGATAAATAGACCAGAGTGGCTGATCGTGGATCATGCTTGCTCAGCTTATTCATATATCTCAGTTCCCCTTTATGACACTCTTG GTCCAGAAGCTGTCAAGTATGTTGTCAATCATGCAGACCTACAGGCTATTTTTTGTGTACCCGAGACGTTGAACAGC TTGTTGAGCTTCTTATCTGAGATTCCATCTGTACATCTTATAGTG GTCGTGGGAGGCATAGATGAATACTTACCTTCTCTTCCACCAGCATCTGGAGTGAAGGTTATATCATATCTAAAACTAATCAGTCAG GGCCGCAGTGGTCTGCAGCCTTTCTGCCCTCCCAAGCCTGAAGATATTGCAACCATATGCTATACTAGTGGTACTACTGGAACACCAAAG GGAGTTGTACTGACACACAGAAATCTAATTTCAAGTGCTGCTGGTTCTTGTCTTGCGACCAAATTCTACCCCTCTGATGT TTACATGTCGTATCTTCCTTTGGCACACATATATGAACGAACAAACCAAGTTGTCTCAGTGTACTACGGCGTTGCTGTTGGTTTCTACCAAGGG GATAATTTGAAACTGATGGATGACTTGTCTTCTCTTAGACCAACAATATTTTGCAGCGTTCCACGTTTATATAATCGAATATATGCTGG AATTATAAATGCCGTAACAGCTTCTGGAATACTAAGGGAGAGAATATTTAGAGTTGCCTACAACTCCAAGAAGCAAGCCATAATGAGTG GCCAGAACCCGTCACCAATTTGGGACAGATTGgtattcaacaaaataaaggaaaagctTGGAGGCCGAGTTCGTTTTTTGGGATCGGGTGCTTCACCGTTGTCTCCTGATATCTTGGACTTCTTGAGGGT GTGCTTTGGCTGTCAAGTAATTGAAGGATATGGTATGACTGAGACTTCTTGTGTAATAAGCATAATGGACGAAAGTGACACTTTATCCGGTCATGTCGGGTCCCCTAATCCTGCCTGTG AAATAAAACTTGTGGATGTTCCTGAAATGAACTACACCTCTGAAGATCAGCCTCATCCTCGAGGTGAAATCTGTGTGAGAGGTCCCATCTTGTTTCAAGGCTACTTCAAAGACGAAGTCCAAAC GAGAGAGGTAATTGATGGTGATGGATGGCTGCACACAGGAGACATTGGGTTGTGGTTACCTGGAGGCCGCCTTAAGATTATTGATAG gaaaaaaaacatatttaagcTAGCTCAGGGTGAATATATAGCACCAGAGAAGATTGAGAACGTATATGCCAAGTGCAAATTTGTTTCTCAATGTTTCATATATG GTGATAGCCTGAACTCGAGTCTAGTTGCTGTTGTTGCAGTGGACCCTGATGCGATGAAAGATTGGGCCGCATCAGAAGGCATCAAG TTTGAAAATATAGGACAACTGTGCAATGATCCACGAGCGAGAGCTGCAGTTTTGGCGGAAATGGATGATGTTGGAAGGGAAGCTCAG CTGATAGGTTTCGAATTTGCAAAAGCTGTAACTTTGGTGCATGAACCTTTCACTTTGGAGAACGGCCTTCTCACTCCAACATTCAAG ATCAAGAGGCCTCAAGCAAAGGCATATTTTGCCAAAGCAATAGCAGACATGTATGCTGGGCTTTCTCAATCAGATCCGGCATCTGGAAAAACGTCATGA
- the LOC121262572 gene encoding long chain acyl-CoA synthetase 7, peroxisomal-like isoform X3 — MTYGEAATAREAIGSGLWHHGLQEGACIGLYLINRPEWLIVDHACSAYSYISVPLYDTLGPEAVKYVVNHADLQAIFCVPETLNSLLSFLSEIPSVHLIVVVGGIDEYLPSLPPASGVKVISYLKLISQGRSGLQPFCPPKPEDIATICYTSGTTGTPKGVVLTHRNLISSAAGSCLATKFYPSDVYMSYLPLAHIYERTNQVVSVYYGVAVGFYQGDNLKLMDDLSSLRPTIFCSVPRLYNRIYAGIINAVTASGILRERIFRVAYNSKKQAIMSGQNPSPIWDRLVFNKIKEKLGGRVRFLGSGASPLSPDILDFLRVCFGCQVIEGYGMTETSCVISIMDESDTLSGHVGSPNPACEIKLVDVPEMNYTSEDQPHPRGEICVRGPILFQGYFKDEVQTREVIDGDGWLHTGDIGLWLPGGRLKIIDRKKNIFKLAQGEYIAPEKIENVYAKCKFVSQCFIYGDSLNSSLVAVVAVDPDAMKDWAASEGIKFENIGQLCNDPRARAAVLAEMDDVGREAQLIGFEFAKAVTLVHEPFTLENGLLTPTFKIKRPQAKAYFAKAIADMYAGLSQSDPASGKTS; from the exons ATGACTTATGGGGAAGCAGCAACTGCTCGCGAAGCAATAGGTTCTGGCCTATGGCATCATGGGTTACAGGAA GGAGCTTGCATTGGACTTTATTTGATAAATAGACCAGAGTGGCTGATCGTGGATCATGCTTGCTCAGCTTATTCATATATCTCAGTTCCCCTTTATGACACTCTTG GTCCAGAAGCTGTCAAGTATGTTGTCAATCATGCAGACCTACAGGCTATTTTTTGTGTACCCGAGACGTTGAACAGC TTGTTGAGCTTCTTATCTGAGATTCCATCTGTACATCTTATAGTG GTCGTGGGAGGCATAGATGAATACTTACCTTCTCTTCCACCAGCATCTGGAGTGAAGGTTATATCATATCTAAAACTAATCAGTCAG GGCCGCAGTGGTCTGCAGCCTTTCTGCCCTCCCAAGCCTGAAGATATTGCAACCATATGCTATACTAGTGGTACTACTGGAACACCAAAG GGAGTTGTACTGACACACAGAAATCTAATTTCAAGTGCTGCTGGTTCTTGTCTTGCGACCAAATTCTACCCCTCTGATGT TTACATGTCGTATCTTCCTTTGGCACACATATATGAACGAACAAACCAAGTTGTCTCAGTGTACTACGGCGTTGCTGTTGGTTTCTACCAAGGG GATAATTTGAAACTGATGGATGACTTGTCTTCTCTTAGACCAACAATATTTTGCAGCGTTCCACGTTTATATAATCGAATATATGCTGG AATTATAAATGCCGTAACAGCTTCTGGAATACTAAGGGAGAGAATATTTAGAGTTGCCTACAACTCCAAGAAGCAAGCCATAATGAGTG GCCAGAACCCGTCACCAATTTGGGACAGATTGgtattcaacaaaataaaggaaaagctTGGAGGCCGAGTTCGTTTTTTGGGATCGGGTGCTTCACCGTTGTCTCCTGATATCTTGGACTTCTTGAGGGT GTGCTTTGGCTGTCAAGTAATTGAAGGATATGGTATGACTGAGACTTCTTGTGTAATAAGCATAATGGACGAAAGTGACACTTTATCCGGTCATGTCGGGTCCCCTAATCCTGCCTGTG AAATAAAACTTGTGGATGTTCCTGAAATGAACTACACCTCTGAAGATCAGCCTCATCCTCGAGGTGAAATCTGTGTGAGAGGTCCCATCTTGTTTCAAGGCTACTTCAAAGACGAAGTCCAAAC GAGAGAGGTAATTGATGGTGATGGATGGCTGCACACAGGAGACATTGGGTTGTGGTTACCTGGAGGCCGCCTTAAGATTATTGATAG gaaaaaaaacatatttaagcTAGCTCAGGGTGAATATATAGCACCAGAGAAGATTGAGAACGTATATGCCAAGTGCAAATTTGTTTCTCAATGTTTCATATATG GTGATAGCCTGAACTCGAGTCTAGTTGCTGTTGTTGCAGTGGACCCTGATGCGATGAAAGATTGGGCCGCATCAGAAGGCATCAAG TTTGAAAATATAGGACAACTGTGCAATGATCCACGAGCGAGAGCTGCAGTTTTGGCGGAAATGGATGATGTTGGAAGGGAAGCTCAG CTGATAGGTTTCGAATTTGCAAAAGCTGTAACTTTGGTGCATGAACCTTTCACTTTGGAGAACGGCCTTCTCACTCCAACATTCAAG ATCAAGAGGCCTCAAGCAAAGGCATATTTTGCCAAAGCAATAGCAGACATGTATGCTGGGCTTTCTCAATCAGATCCGGCATCTGGAAAAACGTCATGA